The sequence below is a genomic window from Streptomyces sp. NBC_00289.
GCGGTGGCGATCAGGGGCGCGGGCGCACCCGCCGCGACCGAGGCGAACTGGGCGCCGATGGAGGCGCCGGAGTAGCGCATCCGGGTCGCGAACATCTCGGAGAAGAAGGCCGCCTGGGGCGCGTACATCGCCCCGTGCAGCACCAGGCCGACGGTCACGGCCAGGATCAGGTTGCCGAAGCCGCCGGTGTCGATGAGGGAGAAGAACGGGAACATCCACAGCCCGATGCCCACCGCGCCCAGCAGGTAGACCGGCCGCCGGCCGACCCGGTCCGACAGCGCGCCCCAGGCCGGGATGACCGCGAAGTGCACGGCCGAGGCGATCAGCACGGCGTTGAGCGCGGTCTGCTTGGAGACTCCGGCCGACGTGGTGGCGTAGACGAGGATGAAGGCGGTGATGACGTAGTAGCTGATGTTCTCCGCCATGCGCGCGCCCATCGCGACCAGGACGTCGCGCCAGTGGTGCCGCAGGACGGAGACGAGCGGCAGCTTCTCCGTCTCCGTCGGCCGGGCCGCCTTGCGGGCCTCCGCCTGCGCCAGCGCCTCCTTGAAGACCGGCGATTCATCGACAGACAGACGAATCCACAAACCGACGATCACCAGCACGCCGGAGAGCAGGAACGGTATCCGCCAGCCCCAGGAGACGAAGGCGGCGTCGGACAGGACGGCGGTCAGGAACGACAGCACCCCGGTCGCGAGGAGCTGTCCGGCGGGCGCCCCGGTCTGCGGCCACGAGGCCCAGAACCCCCGGCGCCGGGCGTCGCCGTGTTCGGACACCAGGAGTACGGCGCCGCCCCACTCGCCGCCGAGCGCGAAGCCCTGGACCAGGCGCAGGGTGGTCAGCAGGACGGGCGCGGCGCTTCCGACGGTGGCGTGAGTCGGCAGCAGTCCGATCGCGAACGTCGCCCCGCCCATCAGCAGCAAGCTCAGGACCAGCAGTTTCTTGCGCCCGAGCCGGTCGCCGTAGTGCCCGAAGACGAGGGCGCCCAGCGGCCGGGCGGCGAACCCGACCGCGTACGTCAGGAACGACAGGAGCGTGCCGACCAGTGGATCGGAGCCGGGAAAGAACAGCTTGTTGAAGACGAGGGCGGCGGCGGAACCGTAGAGGAAGAAGTCGTACCACTCGATGGTGGTGCCGATGAGACTGGCGGCGACGATGCGCTTGAGGCTGGCGGGAGACGGGGGCGTCGGTGGAGCGGTTGCTGCGGAGGCCATGTGCGCCACTTCCTCGTGTGCGGTGGGGACGGGTACGTGTCCGGACACCGTAGAAACGCGCACGTCAGGCGCACATGTGGTGGGGCAACATACTTGGAGGGCAGAGGGTGCGTGCGGCCCCCATGAGGCGTTCCCCGTTGTCATGGTCGGGGTCCCGGGCGGACTTCACGAAGGTGAACCTGGTGATGAAGTCGTCAAAGGACACGCCTTTCTGGCTGTCCGTCAACCCGCCGATGAACCACAACTCGATCTGGAATCGCCAGTACTTCGTGCCTCGTCTCGCGAATCACGTTACTCGCCCACCTTTGTCGAGCATTCAATCAAGTAGACTCACAAATTCGCCTCTTGATGTCCGCCGTGCCCGGTCGGCTCGGCGCGCCCGGACAGTGGTAACGCCGTAGGCTGGAAGTGAACGAGAGAGCGGGAAGACCATGCCGCTTGCTTCCGGTTCAACCAACCGCTGGTTCACTTCCTTTCGGTAGGCATCCCACTCCTGAACTCCATGCGTGAAGGAGCCCTCAATGGCTGCCAAGAAGCGTGCGTCCGCCAAGCAGGGGCCCTCGTCCGCGGCGGGCGGGCAGGAAGAGTTGCTCACCGATCTCAAGCAATTCATCCGCGCCCGGGGATCGAGATTCCTCAGCGACCCGAACGTCTCCTCGATCGGTATCGGATACAAGGAGAAGAACGGGCGACGAAGCAGGGAACTGTCACTTCAGTTCACGGTCGACCGAAAGGTCGGGCCGGAGGAAATGGAGAGCCTCGCGACCGTCGAGATCCCTCCGGTCATCGACATAGGCGGCGGTGTCGAGGTGCCGACCGATGTCGTCCAGCGCGCCTACCAGCCGCACGTTCTCGTGATGGCCGAGGGCGAGACACCGGAGCGGCAGAAGCGCCTCACCCCGGTCCGCCCCGGTGTCAGCGTGGGAAACGTCAAGGTGTCCGCCGGTACTCTCGGCTGCGTCGTCTTCGACAGAAACGACGGTTCCCCTTCCGTGTTGAGCAATTGGCACGTGCTGAACGGCCGCAACGGCAAGCTCGGCGACGCGGTCGTGCAGCCCGGAAAGGCGGACGACAGCCACCTCGCGCTGAACCGTCTCGGTGCGCTCAAGCGCGCCCACCTCGGCAGAATCGGCGACTGCGCCGTGTCCACCATCACGGACCGCGATTTCGCCACGGACATTCTCGGCCTCGACGTCACGCCGGCGAAGACGGGTGAACCGCAGATCGACGACAAGGTCGTCAAAAGCGGCCGTACCACCGGGGTCACCCACGGCGTCGTGAGCCGGCCCTTCGTCAAGGTCAGCATCAATTACGGGGCGCCGGTCGGAGTGCGCGAGATCGAATGCTTCGAGATAGGACCCGATCCGAAGCACCCGGCTGACGGCGACGAGATCAGCCTGCCCGGTGACTCCGGCTCGGTCTGGATGTTCACGACGCGCTCCGGCAAACCCACGGACGTTCTGGCCGGCCTGCATTTCGGCGGCGAGTCCGACGGGGATCCCGAGGACCGTGCACTGGCCTGCTTCCCGCGGGCGGTCTTCGACGAACTGAAGGTCACCCTCGAGCGGCCGGACCCCGAATCGCTGGCGGCCGTGACCGGATACGACCCGGGCTTCCTCGCGGTACCGATCGGCACACCACGGCTCAACCCGTCGATCAAGGAGGACGCCGTCCAACTCGACGGCTCCGAGGTCGTCCCCTACACACACTTCTCGCTGGCCCTCAGCGTGTCACGGCGGTTCGCCATCTGGGTGGCCTGGAACGTAGACGGCGGCCTGCTCAAGAAGCTTGACCGAAAGGGCATCGAGTTCGTCAAGGATCCGCGCCTGCCGGTCGCGGCACAGGTCAGCAACGAGCTGTACAAGGGCCCCACCAACCGGCTCGACCGGGGCCACATCGCGCGCCGGGCCGATGTGGTCTGGGGCACCCTCGCCGAGGCCGCGAAGGCCAACAAGGACTCGTTCTTCTACACCAACATCACACCGCAGATGGACGACTTCAACCAGAGCGCGCGCAACGGCGTCTGGGGGCACCTGGAGGACGCGGTCTTCGAGGACGTCCGAGTCGACGCGTTGAAGGTGAGCGTGTTCGGCGGCCCGGTCTTCCACGAGGACGACCGCGTCTTCAGAGGGGTCATGCTCCCGCGCGAGTTCTGGAAGGTGATCGTTTACACCGAGGACGCCACGCTCAAGTGCAAGGCCTTCCTGCTGACGCAGAACCTGGAGGTGACCGAAGCGCTTGAGCTGGACGAATTCCGGGTGTTCCAGGTCAAGCTGTCCGAGATCCAGAAGCGGATCCACCTGCGCTTCCCCGCCGCCATGGCCAAGGCGGACACGCTGGTGGTGCCGGAGTCCGTGGAGGAAAGGACTCCACTGGAGCGTCAGTCCGACATCGACTGGAGCTAGTGCCCCAACAGGCAACGTTCGCCCCTGCCGCGGCACTAGAGCTCACGAGAGGAGCGCGTCATGGCCAACGACGTATGCAGCCACACCAAGGCCCGCCCGACGATCAAGCGAGGCTCGTCGGGAGCGGCCGTGAAACAAGCGCAGTGCTACCTGAACAGCTCGCTGTCGGGCAAGGGCCTCACCGTCGACGGAGTTTTCGGGCCGGTCACGGACGCGGCAGTGCGGAGATTCCAGGGATGCGCGGACATCACGGTCGACGGCCTTGTCGGGGCCCAGACCTGGTCACACCTGATGTTCTGGGCCAACAGTCCCGATTTCGCCTGCTGACGTCGCGTTCACACGGCCGGGAGACGGAGACGCTGACGAACTGGTGCAGGGTTGGCAGTGGCACTGCGGGCCAGACGAACTGATGGGTCACAGGTCGAGCACCAGCCGGGGGCCGCAGGCACGCGAGACGCAGATCAGCATGGTGTCGCCCGCGGCCCGCTCGTCCTCGTCCAGCAGGGAGTCCCGGTGGTCGGGGGTGCCGTCCAGCACGTCCGTCTCACAGGTGCCGCAGGTGCCTTCCCGGCAGGAGAACAGCACCGGTACACCCGCCTCCTCCACCACTTCGAGCACTGAGCGGTCCGGCGGCACGGTCAGCGTTCGCCCGGACCGGCTGAGCACCACCTCGAAGGGTTCGGCCTCGGCCGCCTCGGCAGCGGCCGGCCGGACCGGTGCGAATCGTTCGACGCCCAGCGTTCCGGCGGGCCAGCCCGCGCAACTCTCCTGTGCGGCACGAAGCAGCGGCTCCGGACCGCAGGCGTGCACCAGCGTGCCCTCGAGCGGCGGGCCGATGAAGGCGGCGAGGTCCAGCAGGCCGCACTCGTCCTGCGGCCGGATGCTCACCCGGTCCCCGTAGGGGGCGAGGCGGTCCAGGAACGCCATGGAGGCGCGGGTACGGCCGCCGT
It includes:
- a CDS encoding MFS transporter, whose protein sequence is MASAATAPPTPPSPASLKRIVAASLIGTTIEWYDFFLYGSAAALVFNKLFFPGSDPLVGTLLSFLTYAVGFAARPLGALVFGHYGDRLGRKKLLVLSLLLMGGATFAIGLLPTHATVGSAAPVLLTTLRLVQGFALGGEWGGAVLLVSEHGDARRRGFWASWPQTGAPAGQLLATGVLSFLTAVLSDAAFVSWGWRIPFLLSGVLVIVGLWIRLSVDESPVFKEALAQAEARKAARPTETEKLPLVSVLRHHWRDVLVAMGARMAENISYYVITAFILVYATTSAGVSKQTALNAVLIASAVHFAVIPAWGALSDRVGRRPVYLLGAVGIGLWMFPFFSLIDTGGFGNLILAVTVGLVLHGAMYAPQAAFFSEMFATRMRYSGASIGAQFASVAAGAPAPLIATALLADYDSSTPIALYVIAAAVVTVVAVGVAKETRHRDLADVEPAADTEPAPARTADARTV
- a CDS encoding DNA/RNA non-specific endonuclease, whose amino-acid sequence is MAAKKRASAKQGPSSAAGGQEELLTDLKQFIRARGSRFLSDPNVSSIGIGYKEKNGRRSRELSLQFTVDRKVGPEEMESLATVEIPPVIDIGGGVEVPTDVVQRAYQPHVLVMAEGETPERQKRLTPVRPGVSVGNVKVSAGTLGCVVFDRNDGSPSVLSNWHVLNGRNGKLGDAVVQPGKADDSHLALNRLGALKRAHLGRIGDCAVSTITDRDFATDILGLDVTPAKTGEPQIDDKVVKSGRTTGVTHGVVSRPFVKVSINYGAPVGVREIECFEIGPDPKHPADGDEISLPGDSGSVWMFTTRSGKPTDVLAGLHFGGESDGDPEDRALACFPRAVFDELKVTLERPDPESLAAVTGYDPGFLAVPIGTPRLNPSIKEDAVQLDGSEVVPYTHFSLALSVSRRFAIWVAWNVDGGLLKKLDRKGIEFVKDPRLPVAAQVSNELYKGPTNRLDRGHIARRADVVWGTLAEAAKANKDSFFYTNITPQMDDFNQSARNGVWGHLEDAVFEDVRVDALKVSVFGGPVFHEDDRVFRGVMLPREFWKVIVYTEDATLKCKAFLLTQNLEVTEALELDEFRVFQVKLSEIQKRIHLRFPAAMAKADTLVVPESVEERTPLERQSDIDWS
- a CDS encoding peptidoglycan-binding protein, whose product is MANDVCSHTKARPTIKRGSSGAAVKQAQCYLNSSLSGKGLTVDGVFGPVTDAAVRRFQGCADITVDGLVGAQTWSHLMFWANSPDFAC
- a CDS encoding 2Fe-2S iron-sulfur cluster-binding protein, giving the protein MTTQPLQADPALEAPRTSPTDRDESTLLVDARVDAADGVVSLLLRRPDGGPLPGWAPGAHVELLLDNGLVRQYSLCGDPADRASWQIAVLCQPEGRGGSSYVHDRLREGSAVRVRGPRNNFPLRPAEHHLFVAGGVGITPILAMVEAAEAAGADWRLLYGGRTRASMAFLDRLAPYGDRVSIRPQDECGLLDLAAFIGPPLEGTLVHACGPEPLLRAAQESCAGWPAGTLGVERFAPVRPAAAEAAEAEPFEVVLSRSGRTLTVPPDRSVLEVVEEAGVPVLFSCREGTCGTCETDVLDGTPDHRDSLLDEDERAAGDTMLICVSRACGPRLVLDL